A part of Rhinatrema bivittatum chromosome 16, aRhiBiv1.1, whole genome shotgun sequence genomic DNA contains:
- the LOC115078114 gene encoding eukaryotic translation initiation factor 4E type 2-like, which produces MSQAGDPPLIDQEDNGRGDGKLQQEKETPGTGTGENAPKYKVVMPGTGEHPLQYNYTFWYSRRTPSRPASTQNYEQNIKQFGTVASVEQFWRVYSHLVRPGDLSGYSDFHLFKEGIKPMWEDEANKNGGKWIIRLRKGLASRFWENIILAMLGEQFMVGEEICGVVVSIRFQEDILSIWNKTASDQVTTARIRDTLRRVLNLPPNTIMEYKTHTDSLKDNSSFRNTKIAL; this is translated from the exons ATGAGCCAAGCCGGGGATCCTCC GCTGATAGATCAGGAGGACAACGGCCGGGGTGATGGAAAGCTACAGCAGGAGAAAGAGAcgccaggaactggaacaggagaaaaTGCACCAAAATACAAG GTTGTGATGCCGGGGACAGGCGAGCACCCACTGCAGTACAATTATACTTTCTGGTACTCTCGCCGCACCCCGAGCCGCCCAGCTAGCACCCAGAATTATGAGCAGAATATCAAGCAGTTCGGCACCGTAGCCTCG GTGGAGCAGTTCTGGCGGGTATACAGCCACCTGGTGAGGCCAGGAGACCTCTCGGGCTACAGCGACTTCCATCTTTTCAAGGAGGGCATCAAACCCATGTGGGAG GATGAGGCAAATAAGAACGGTGGGAAGTGGATCATCCGGCTGAGAAAGGGGCTGGCCTCGCGCTTCTGGGAGAACATTATCCTGGCCATGCTCGGAGAGCAGTTCATGGTGGGAGAAGAGATCTGTGGCGTCGTGGTGTCCATCCGCTTCCAG GAAGATATCTTATCCATTTGGAACAAGACTGCCAGCGACCAGGTGACCACGGCACGCATTCGTGACACCTTGCGGCGGGTGTTGAACCTGCCACCCAATACCATCATGGAGTACAAGACCCACACGGACAGCCTGAA aGATAACTCAAGTTTTCGGAATACCAAGATTGCCCTATAG